From the unidentified bacterial endosymbiont genome, one window contains:
- a CDS encoding high-affinity branched-chain amino acid ABC transporter permease LivM, which produces MKPMHFAMALLSAAMFFVLAGVFMGVQLELDGTKLVVDTASDIRWQWVFIGTAVVFLFQLLRPVFQKTLQNVSGPKFMLPAIDGSTVKQKLFLVALMVAAVAWPFMVSRGTVDIATLTMIYVILGLGLNVVVGLSGLLVLGYGGFYAIGAYTFALLNHYYGLGFWTCLPLAGLVSAAAGFLLGFPVLRLRGDYLAIVTLGFGEIVRILLLNNTEVTGGPNGISQIPKPTFFGLEFSRTAREGGWDTFSNFFGIKYDPSDRVIWLYLVALLLVVITLLVINRLLRMPLGRAWEALREDEIACRSLGLNPTRIKLTAFTISAAFAGFAGTLFAARQGFISPESFTFAESAFVLAIVVLGGMGSQFAVILAAILLVVSRELMRDFNEYSMLMLGGLMVLMMIWRPQGLLPMTRPQLKLKRTQVKGEQA; this is translated from the coding sequence ATGAAACCGATGCATTTTGCAATGGCGCTGCTCTCTGCCGCTATGTTCTTCGTGCTGGCGGGCGTCTTTATGGGCGTTCAGTTAGAACTGGACGGCACGAAACTGGTGGTAGATACCGCGTCCGACATCCGCTGGCAGTGGGTGTTTATCGGCACGGCGGTGGTGTTCCTGTTCCAACTGCTGCGTCCGGTTTTCCAGAAGACGCTGCAAAACGTCTCTGGTCCGAAATTCATGCTGCCGGCTATCGATGGCTCTACCGTGAAGCAGAAGTTATTTCTCGTGGCGCTGATGGTGGCGGCCGTGGCATGGCCGTTTATGGTCTCACGTGGGACGGTAGACATTGCCACCCTGACCATGATCTACGTTATCCTCGGTCTGGGTCTGAACGTGGTGGTCGGTCTTTCTGGTCTGCTGGTGCTGGGTTACGGCGGCTTCTACGCCATCGGCGCGTACACCTTCGCCCTGTTGAACCACTATTATGGCCTCGGCTTCTGGACCTGCCTCCCGCTGGCGGGGCTGGTGTCTGCGGCGGCGGGTTTCCTGCTTGGCTTCCCGGTGCTGCGCCTGCGCGGTGACTACCTGGCGATTGTGACCTTAGGCTTCGGTGAAATCGTCCGTATTCTGCTGCTCAACAACACTGAAGTGACCGGTGGCCCGAATGGTATCAGCCAGATCCCGAAACCGACCTTTTTCGGCCTTGAGTTCAGCCGTACCGCCCGCGAAGGCGGCTGGGATACCTTCAGCAACTTCTTTGGCATTAAGTATGACCCGTCTGACCGCGTGATCTGGCTCTATCTGGTGGCGCTGCTGCTGGTGGTGATTACGCTGTTGGTGATAAACCGCCTCCTGCGCATGCCGCTGGGCCGCGCGTGGGAAGCGCTGCGTGAAGATGAGATTGCCTGCCGCTCGCTGGGCCTGAATCCGACCCGCATCAAGCTGACTGCATTTACCATCAGCGCCGCGTTTGCCGGTTTTGCCGGGACGCTGTTTGCCGCGCGCCAGGGCTTTATCAGCCCGGAATCGTTCACCTTTGCCGAATCTGCCTTTGTGCTGGCGATTGTGGTGCTCGGCGGGATGGGTTCGCAGTTCGCCGTTATCCTCGCCGCCATCCTGCTGGTGGTCTCGCGCGAGCTGATGCGCGACTTTAACGAGTACAGCATGCTAATGCTGGGTGGATTAATGGTGTTGATGATGATCTGGCGTCCGCAGGGCTTGCTACCGATGACGCGTCCCCAGCTAAAGCTGAAACGCACCCAGGTGAAAGGAGAGCAGGCATGA
- the panM gene encoding aspartate 1-decarboxylase autocleavage activator PanM produces MKLTIVRLVTFSEQDHIDLGKIWPEYSSSSLAVDENHRIYAARFNERLLAAVRVTLSGTQGALDSLRVRDVTRRRGVGQYLIEEAIRENPSVTSWWMADVGVEDRGVMAAFMQALGFTAQANGWEKR; encoded by the coding sequence ATGAAACTGACTATCGTTCGTCTGGTGACCTTTAGCGAACAGGATCATATCGACCTGGGCAAGATCTGGCCGGAATATTCCTCTTCGTCGCTCGCCGTCGATGAGAACCACCGCATTTATGCCGCACGCTTTAACGAGCGCCTTCTGGCCGCCGTACGCGTCACGCTGAGCGGCACGCAAGGGGCGCTGGACTCGCTTCGCGTGCGCGACGTGACCCGCCGCCGTGGGGTCGGGCAATATTTGATTGAAGAAGCGATCCGCGAAAACCCGAGCGTGACCTCCTGGTGGATGGCCGACGTGGGCGTGGAAGACCGGGGCGTGATGGCGGCGTTTATGCAGGCGTTAGGGTTTACGGCGCAGGCGAACGGGTGGGAGAAGCGCTAA
- the livK gene encoding high-affinity branched-chain amino acid ABC transporter substrate-binding protein LivK codes for MKKNAKTLIAGMVALSISHVAMAQDIKIAVVGAMSGPVAQWGDMQFNGARQAIKDINAQGGIKGDKLVAVEYDDACDPKQAVAVANKIVNDGIQFVIGHLCSSSTQPASDIYEDEGILMISPGATNPELTQRGYQHIMRTAGLDSSQGPTAANYILETVKPQRIAIIHDKQQYGEGLARSVRDGLKKGGANIVFFDGITAGEKDFSALIARLQKENIDFVYYGGYYPEMGQMLRQARATGLKTQFMGPEGVGNASLSNIAGDAGEGMLVTMPKRYDQDPANKAIVDALKAQKKDPSGPYVWITYAAVQSLATALERTGSKAPLDLVKDLKAHGANTVIGPLNWDEKGDLKGFEFGVFKWHADGSSSVAK; via the coding sequence ATGAAAAAGAACGCGAAGACATTAATCGCGGGGATGGTCGCACTGTCGATCTCGCATGTTGCTATGGCGCAGGATATTAAAATTGCGGTAGTGGGCGCGATGTCCGGTCCTGTTGCCCAGTGGGGTGATATGCAGTTCAACGGCGCGCGTCAGGCTATTAAAGATATCAACGCTCAAGGCGGCATCAAAGGCGACAAGCTGGTGGCGGTGGAATATGACGACGCCTGCGATCCTAAACAGGCCGTCGCGGTCGCCAACAAAATCGTTAATGATGGCATCCAGTTCGTGATTGGCCACCTCTGCTCCTCCTCCACGCAGCCCGCGTCTGATATCTACGAAGACGAAGGCATTCTGATGATCTCTCCGGGCGCTACTAACCCGGAGCTGACCCAGCGCGGCTATCAGCACATCATGCGTACCGCAGGTCTGGACTCTTCTCAGGGGCCAACCGCCGCTAACTACATTCTCGAGACCGTCAAACCGCAGCGCATTGCCATCATCCATGACAAACAGCAGTACGGCGAAGGCCTGGCGCGATCCGTGCGGGACGGCCTGAAAAAAGGCGGCGCGAATATCGTCTTCTTTGATGGCATTACCGCCGGTGAAAAAGATTTCTCCGCGCTGATTGCGCGTCTGCAGAAAGAGAATATCGACTTCGTTTACTACGGTGGCTACTACCCGGAAATGGGCCAGATGCTGCGCCAGGCGCGCGCAACCGGCCTGAAAACCCAGTTCATGGGGCCTGAGGGCGTGGGCAATGCGTCCCTGTCGAATATTGCGGGCGACGCGGGCGAAGGCATGCTGGTCACAATGCCAAAACGCTATGACCAGGATCCGGCGAACAAGGCTATCGTGGATGCGCTCAAGGCGCAGAAGAAGGATCCGAGCGGTCCGTACGTCTGGATCACCTATGCCGCCGTGCAGTCTCTGGCCACCGCGCTGGAGCGTACCGGCAGCAAAGCGCCGCTGGATCTGGTGAAAGATTTAAAAGCACACGGGGCGAACACCGTGATTGGGCCGCTGAACTGGGATGAGAAAGGCGATCTGAAGGGATTTGAGTTTGGTGTCTTTAAGTGGCACGCCGATGGTTCATCCTCGGTCGCCAAATAA
- a CDS encoding 4-aminobutyrate--2-oxoglutarate transaminase, which translates to MKNNELNERRLQATPRGIGVMCGFYAEKAENATLWDREGNEYIDFAAGIAVLNTGHRHPKVIAAIEQQLRAFTHTAYQIVPYEGYVTLAERINQRVPIDGPAKTAFFSTGAEAVENAIKIARAWTKRPGLIAFSGAFHGRTSMTMALTGKVAPYKLGFGPFPGSVYHAQFPHDLYGISTAEALKSLDRIFKADIAPDQVAAIILEPVQGEGGFNVAPADFMQALRALCDTHGILLIADEVQTGFARTGKLFAMEHHCVKPDLITMAKSLAGGMPLSAVSGRAEVMDAPAPGGLGGTYAGNPLAIAAAHAVLDVIDEEDLCTRAAHLGHHLVEVLHKAKEGCPYSADIRAQGSMVAVEFSDPQTGEPSPEFTRQVQDRALQEGLLLLSCGVYGNVIRFLYPLTIPEAQFRKALDIISASLTR; encoded by the coding sequence GTGAAAAATAACGAACTGAATGAACGACGTTTACAGGCAACGCCAAGGGGCATCGGCGTCATGTGCGGGTTCTACGCTGAAAAAGCCGAAAACGCTACGCTGTGGGATAGAGAAGGCAACGAGTATATCGACTTCGCCGCCGGAATCGCGGTGCTGAATACCGGTCACCGTCATCCCAAAGTGATCGCCGCTATCGAACAACAACTCCGCGCCTTTACCCATACCGCCTACCAGATTGTGCCGTACGAAGGCTATGTGACGCTTGCCGAGCGCATTAACCAGCGCGTACCGATCGACGGCCCGGCCAAAACCGCCTTTTTCTCGACCGGCGCTGAAGCGGTCGAAAACGCCATCAAAATTGCCCGCGCCTGGACCAAACGCCCTGGCCTTATCGCTTTCAGCGGCGCCTTCCACGGCCGCACCTCCATGACCATGGCCCTGACGGGTAAAGTGGCACCCTATAAGCTTGGCTTTGGCCCCTTTCCTGGCTCGGTCTATCACGCGCAGTTCCCTCACGATCTGTACGGTATCAGTACGGCTGAAGCCTTAAAAAGCCTGGATCGCATCTTTAAGGCTGACATCGCCCCGGATCAGGTCGCGGCCATCATCCTTGAACCGGTGCAGGGCGAGGGCGGTTTCAACGTTGCGCCCGCAGATTTTATGCAGGCCCTGCGCGCGCTGTGCGATACCCACGGGATTTTGCTGATTGCTGACGAGGTGCAAACTGGCTTCGCCCGCACCGGCAAGCTCTTTGCCATGGAACACCACTGCGTCAAACCGGATCTTATCACCATGGCCAAAAGCCTGGCGGGCGGGATGCCGCTCTCTGCGGTGTCGGGGCGGGCAGAGGTGATGGATGCGCCCGCGCCTGGTGGGCTGGGCGGGACCTATGCCGGTAACCCGCTGGCGATTGCGGCGGCACATGCAGTGCTGGATGTCATTGATGAAGAGGATCTCTGCACGCGGGCGGCGCACCTGGGCCATCACCTCGTCGAGGTACTGCATAAAGCGAAAGAAGGTTGTCCGTATAGTGCTGATATTCGTGCCCAGGGTTCGATGGTGGCGGTGGAGTTTAGCGATCCCCAGACTGGTGAGCCGTCGCCGGAGTTTACCCGTCAGGTACAGGATCGCGCCTTGCAGGAAGGGCTACTGCTCTTGAGTTGCGGCGTGTATGGCAACGTTATTCGCTTCCTGTATCCGCTCACCATCCCCGAGGCTCAGTTCCGTAAAGCGCTGGATATTATTTCCGCCTCGCTGACACGATAA
- the livG gene encoding high-affinity branched-chain amino acid ABC transporter ATP-binding protein LivG, with translation MSQPLLSVKGLMMRFGGLLAVNNVSLDLHRKEIVSLIGPNGAGKTTVFNCLTGFYKPTGGAIMLRDQHLEGLPGQQIARMGVVRTFQHVRLFREMTVIENLLVAQHQQLKTGLFSGLLKTPAFRRAQEEALDRAATWLDRIGLLQHANRQASNLAYGDQRRLEIVRCMVTQPAILMLDEPAAGLNPKETKELDELIAELRDRHDTTILLIEHDMKLVMGISDRIYVVNQGTPLANGTPEAIRNNPDVIRAYLGEA, from the coding sequence ATGAGTCAGCCATTATTATCGGTCAAGGGTTTGATGATGCGTTTTGGCGGCCTGCTGGCGGTCAACAATGTGTCTCTGGATCTGCACAGAAAAGAGATTGTCTCCCTGATTGGCCCGAACGGCGCGGGGAAAACCACGGTGTTTAACTGCCTGACCGGTTTCTACAAACCGACGGGCGGCGCCATCATGCTGCGCGACCAGCACCTGGAAGGGCTGCCGGGCCAGCAGATTGCCCGCATGGGCGTGGTGCGTACCTTCCAGCACGTGCGGCTGTTCCGCGAAATGACGGTGATTGAAAACCTGCTGGTGGCACAGCACCAGCAGCTCAAAACCGGTCTGTTCTCCGGCCTGCTGAAAACGCCAGCCTTTCGCCGCGCGCAGGAAGAGGCGCTCGACCGCGCTGCCACCTGGCTCGACCGTATTGGTCTGCTCCAGCACGCCAACCGTCAGGCGAGCAACCTGGCTTACGGCGATCAGCGTCGGCTCGAGATTGTGCGCTGCATGGTGACCCAGCCGGCGATCCTGATGCTTGACGAACCGGCGGCGGGCCTCAACCCGAAAGAGACCAAAGAGCTGGACGAGCTGATTGCCGAGCTGCGCGATCGTCACGACACCACCATCCTGCTGATTGAGCACGACATGAAGCTGGTAATGGGCATTTCTGACCGTATATACGTGGTAAATCAGGGCACGCCGCTGGCGAACGGCACGCCGGAAGCGATCCGCAACAACCCGGATGTGATCCGCGCCTATTTAGGTGAAGCATAA
- the ugpA gene encoding sn-glycerol-3-phosphate ABC transporter permease UgpA gives MSSSRPVFRSRWLPYLLVAPQLVITVIFFIWPAGEALWYSVQRVDPFGLSSQFVGLDNFAALWHDSYYLDAFWTTIKFSTLVTVSGLVASLFFAALVDYVVRGSRLYQTLMLLPYAVAPAVAAVLWIFLFNPGRGLITHVLAELGYDWNHAQNSGQAMFLVVFASVWKQISYNFLFFFAALQSIPRSLVEAAAIDGAGPVRRFFRLSLPLIAPVSFFLLVVNLVYAFFDTFPVIDAATAGGPVQATTTLIYKIYREGFAGLDLSASAAQSVVLMFLVITLTVVQFRYVESKVRYQ, from the coding sequence ATGTCATCTTCCCGTCCGGTGTTCCGTTCCCGCTGGCTACCGTACCTGCTGGTCGCGCCGCAGCTGGTCATCACCGTTATCTTTTTTATTTGGCCTGCGGGCGAAGCGCTGTGGTACTCGGTACAACGCGTCGATCCGTTCGGGCTTTCGAGTCAGTTTGTCGGCCTGGATAACTTCGCTGCCCTGTGGCACGACAGCTATTACCTCGACGCCTTCTGGACGACGATCAAATTCAGCACCCTGGTGACCGTCAGCGGTTTGGTCGCCTCGCTGTTCTTCGCCGCACTGGTGGATTACGTGGTGCGCGGCAGCCGTCTTTACCAAACGCTGATGCTGCTGCCTTACGCCGTCGCGCCCGCCGTGGCCGCCGTGCTGTGGATCTTCCTCTTTAACCCCGGGCGCGGGTTGATTACCCATGTGCTGGCGGAGCTGGGCTATGACTGGAACCACGCCCAGAACAGTGGGCAGGCGATGTTCCTGGTGGTATTCGCCTCGGTGTGGAAGCAGATCAGCTACAACTTCCTGTTCTTCTTTGCCGCGCTGCAATCCATTCCGCGCTCGCTGGTTGAAGCCGCGGCGATTGATGGCGCAGGCCCGGTCCGCCGCTTCTTTCGGCTTTCGCTGCCGCTGATCGCCCCAGTGAGTTTCTTCCTGCTGGTGGTCAACCTGGTGTACGCCTTCTTCGACACCTTCCCGGTGATTGACGCCGCCACCGCAGGCGGCCCGGTACAGGCCACCACCACGCTGATTTATAAAATCTACCGCGAAGGGTTTGCCGGGCTTGATCTTTCGGCCTCCGCCGCCCAGTCGGTGGTGCTGATGTTCCTCGTCATCACCCTTACGGTGGTGCAGTTCCGTTATGTCGAAAGTAAGGTGCGCTACCAATGA
- the ugpB gene encoding sn-glycerol-3-phosphate ABC transporter substrate-binding protein UgpB: protein MILLRHTALGLALGLAFAANAMAVTTIPFWHSMEGELGKEVDFLAQRFNDSHPDYKIVPVYKGNYEQSLSAGIAAFRTGNAPALLQVYEVGTATMMASKAIKPVYEVFNDAGINFDESRFVPTVAGYYTDSKTGRLLSQPFNSSTPVLYYNKDAFKKAGLDPEQPPKTWQELAEYTAKLKAAGMKCGYASGWQGWIQIENFSAWHGLPVATQNNGFDGTDAVLEFNKPEQVKHIALLADLNKKGDFSYFGRKDESTEKFYNGDCAITTASSGSLADIRHYAKFNYGVGMMPYDADVQGAPQNAIIGGASLWVMQGKGSGTYKGVAEFLDFLAKPENAAEWHQKTGYLPITTAAYDLTREQGFYSKNPGADIATRQMLNKPPLPFTKGLRLGNMPQIRTIVDEELESVWTGKKTPQQALDSAVERGNQLLRRFEQSTKS from the coding sequence ATGATATTGTTACGACACACGGCTTTAGGTCTGGCGCTGGGTCTGGCTTTTGCGGCGAACGCAATGGCGGTGACGACCATTCCATTCTGGCACTCCATGGAAGGGGAGTTGGGGAAAGAGGTTGACTTCCTGGCGCAGCGTTTCAACGACTCCCACCCGGATTACAAAATTGTGCCGGTCTATAAAGGCAACTACGAGCAGAGCCTGAGCGCAGGTATTGCCGCCTTCCGTACCGGCAACGCGCCCGCACTGTTGCAGGTTTATGAAGTCGGCACCGCCACCATGATGGCCTCTAAAGCCATTAAGCCCGTGTATGAGGTGTTCAACGACGCGGGTATCAATTTCGACGAATCCCGTTTCGTCCCCACCGTTGCCGGTTACTACACCGACTCCAAAACCGGACGCCTGCTCTCTCAGCCGTTTAACAGCTCTACGCCCGTGCTGTACTACAACAAAGATGCCTTCAAAAAAGCCGGTTTAGACCCGGAGCAGCCGCCGAAAACCTGGCAGGAACTGGCAGAGTACACCGCGAAGCTGAAAGCGGCGGGCATGAAGTGCGGCTACGCCAGCGGCTGGCAGGGCTGGATCCAGATTGAAAACTTCAGCGCCTGGCACGGCCTGCCGGTTGCGACCCAAAACAACGGTTTCGACGGCACGGACGCGGTACTGGAATTTAACAAGCCTGAGCAGGTGAAACACATTGCCCTGCTTGCCGATCTCAACAAGAAGGGTGATTTCAGCTATTTCGGTCGTAAAGATGAATCCACCGAGAAGTTTTATAACGGTGACTGTGCTATCACCACCGCCTCTTCCGGCTCGCTGGCGGACATCCGTCACTACGCCAAATTCAACTACGGGGTGGGCATGATGCCTTACGACGCTGACGTACAAGGCGCGCCGCAGAACGCCATCATCGGCGGGGCGAGCCTGTGGGTGATGCAGGGTAAAGGCAGCGGCACCTACAAAGGGGTGGCCGAGTTCCTCGACTTCCTGGCAAAACCTGAAAATGCCGCCGAGTGGCATCAGAAGACCGGCTATCTGCCGATCACCACTGCCGCGTATGATCTGACTCGCGAGCAGGGTTTCTACAGCAAAAACCCGGGCGCGGATATCGCTACCCGTCAGATGCTAAACAAGCCGCCGTTGCCATTCACCAAAGGACTGCGTCTGGGCAACATGCCGCAGATCCGTACCATTGTCGATGAAGAGCTGGAAAGCGTGTGGACCGGTAAGAAAACGCCACAGCAGGCGCTGGACTCAGCAGTAGAGCGCGGTAATCAACTGCTGCGCCGCTTTGAGCAGTCGACGAAATCGTAA
- the livJ gene encoding branched chain amino acid ABC transporter substrate-binding protein LivJ, producing the protein MKMKGKALLAGCMALAFSSMAQADIKVAVVGAMSGPVAQYGDQEFTGAEQAVADINAKGGIKGEKLQIVKYDDACDPKQAVAVANKVVNDGIKYVIGHLCSSSTQPASDIYEDEGILMITPAATAPELTARGYKLILRTTGLDSDQGPTAAKYIVDKVKPKRIAIVHDKQQYGEGLARSVQDNLKKANAEVVFFDGITAGEKDFSTLVARLKKENIDFVYYGGYHPEMGQILRQARAAGLKTQFMGPEGVANVSLSNIAGEAAEGLLVTKPKNYDQVPANKPIVDAIKAKKQDPSGAFVWTTYAALQSLQAGLNQSADPAEIATWLKANSVETVMGPLSWDEKGDLKGFEFGVFDWHANGTATNAK; encoded by the coding sequence ATGAAAATGAAGGGTAAAGCGTTACTGGCAGGATGTATGGCGTTGGCATTCAGTTCCATGGCGCAGGCCGATATTAAAGTGGCGGTTGTCGGGGCAATGTCCGGCCCGGTCGCGCAGTACGGTGACCAGGAATTTACGGGCGCAGAACAGGCGGTTGCAGACATTAATGCTAAAGGCGGAATCAAAGGCGAAAAACTGCAGATCGTAAAATATGATGATGCCTGTGACCCGAAACAAGCCGTAGCGGTTGCTAACAAAGTGGTGAACGATGGGATCAAATACGTTATCGGTCACCTCTGTTCCTCCTCCACGCAGCCCGCGTCTGACATCTACGAGGACGAAGGCATTCTGATGATCACCCCGGCAGCAACAGCGCCAGAGCTGACCGCGCGCGGCTATAAGCTTATCCTGCGCACCACCGGCCTGGACTCCGACCAGGGCCCAACCGCCGCCAAATACATCGTTGATAAAGTGAAACCGAAGCGCATTGCCATCGTTCACGACAAACAGCAGTATGGTGAAGGACTGGCGCGCTCGGTGCAGGATAACCTCAAGAAAGCGAATGCGGAGGTGGTGTTCTTCGACGGTATCACCGCCGGAGAGAAAGACTTCTCTACCCTGGTGGCGCGTCTGAAGAAAGAGAATATCGACTTCGTGTACTACGGGGGTTACCACCCGGAAATGGGTCAGATCCTGCGTCAGGCGCGCGCAGCCGGTCTGAAAACCCAGTTTATGGGGCCGGAAGGCGTGGCGAACGTCTCTCTGTCTAACATCGCGGGTGAAGCGGCGGAAGGTCTGCTGGTCACCAAACCGAAGAACTACGATCAGGTGCCGGCGAACAAACCGATCGTGGATGCGATCAAGGCGAAAAAACAGGATCCAAGCGGCGCGTTCGTCTGGACCACCTACGCTGCGTTGCAGTCCCTGCAGGCGGGCCTGAACCAGTCAGCCGATCCGGCGGAGATTGCCACCTGGCTGAAAGCGAATTCGGTAGAAACCGTGATGGGGCCGCTCTCCTGGGATGAGAAGGGCGACCTGAAAGGCTTCGAGTTCGGCGTGTTTGACTGGCATGCTAATGGCACGGCGACCAACGCCAAATAA
- the livF gene encoding high-affinity branched-chain amino acid ABC transporter ATP-binding protein LivF: MDKAMLTFDKVNAHYGKIQALHDVSLYINQGEIVTLIGANGAGKTTLLGTLCGDPRATSGRIVFDDKDITDWQTAKIMREAVAIVPEGRRVFSRMTVEENLAMGGFFAEREQFQTRIKWVYELFPRLWERRIQRAGTMSGGEQQMLAIGRALMSQPRLLLLDEPSLGLAPIIIQQIFDTIEQLRKEGMTIFLVEQNANQALKLADRGYVLENGRVVLSDTGDALLANEAVRSAYLGG, from the coding sequence ATGGATAAAGCGATGTTAACGTTCGACAAGGTCAATGCGCATTACGGTAAGATCCAGGCGCTGCACGATGTCAGCCTGTATATTAATCAGGGCGAAATTGTCACCCTGATTGGCGCCAACGGGGCGGGTAAAACCACGCTGCTCGGCACCTTGTGCGGCGACCCGCGCGCTACCAGCGGGCGGATTGTGTTTGATGACAAAGACATTACCGACTGGCAGACCGCCAAAATCATGCGCGAAGCGGTAGCGATTGTTCCGGAAGGGCGGCGCGTGTTCTCCCGTATGACGGTTGAAGAGAACCTGGCGATGGGGGGCTTCTTTGCCGAGCGCGAGCAGTTCCAGACCCGCATCAAGTGGGTATATGAACTCTTCCCGCGCCTGTGGGAGCGTCGCATCCAGCGTGCGGGCACCATGTCCGGCGGGGAGCAGCAAATGCTGGCGATTGGCCGCGCGCTCATGAGCCAGCCGCGCCTGCTGCTGCTGGATGAACCGTCGCTCGGTCTTGCGCCGATCATCATCCAGCAGATTTTCGACACCATCGAGCAACTGCGCAAAGAGGGGATGACCATCTTCCTCGTCGAGCAAAACGCCAACCAGGCGCTGAAGCTGGCCGACCGCGGCTACGTGCTGGAGAACGGCCGCGTGGTGCTGTCCGACACCGGCGACGCGCTTTTGGCGAACGAGGCGGTGCGGAGCGCGTACCTGGGCGGCTGA
- the livH gene encoding high-affinity branched-chain amino acid ABC transporter permease LivH, with product MSEQFLYFLQQMFNGVTLGSTYALIAIGYTMVYGIIGMINFAHGEVYMIGSYVSFMIIAALMMMGIDSSWLLVAAGFIGAIVIASAYGWSIERVAYRPVRSSKRLIALISAIGMSIFLQNYVSLTEGSRDVALPSLFNGQWIVGTSENFSASITTMQLVIWIVTFLAMLALTIFIRYSRMGRACRACAEDLKMASLLGINTDRVIALTFVIGAAMAAVAGVLLGQFYGVINPYIGFMAGMKAFTAAVLGGIGSIPGAMIGGLILGVAEALSSAYLSTEYKDVVSFALLILVLLVMPTGILGRPEVEKV from the coding sequence ATGTCCGAGCAGTTTCTCTATTTCCTGCAGCAGATGTTTAACGGCGTCACGCTGGGAAGCACCTACGCGCTGATCGCCATCGGCTATACGATGGTTTACGGCATAATCGGCATGATCAACTTCGCTCACGGCGAGGTGTACATGATCGGTAGCTACGTCTCCTTTATGATTATCGCCGCGCTGATGATGATGGGCATCGACAGCAGCTGGCTGCTGGTCGCCGCCGGGTTTATCGGCGCAATTGTGATTGCCAGCGCCTACGGCTGGAGCATCGAACGCGTGGCCTACCGACCGGTGCGTAGCTCCAAACGCCTGATTGCGCTCATCTCCGCCATCGGGATGTCTATCTTCCTGCAAAACTACGTCAGCCTGACTGAAGGCTCGCGCGACGTGGCCCTGCCAAGCCTGTTTAACGGCCAGTGGATTGTGGGGACCAGCGAGAACTTCTCTGCCTCTATCACCACCATGCAGCTGGTTATCTGGATTGTGACCTTCCTGGCGATGCTGGCCCTGACCATTTTCATCCGCTACTCCCGCATGGGACGCGCCTGTCGCGCCTGTGCGGAAGACCTGAAAATGGCGAGCCTGCTGGGGATTAACACCGACCGCGTGATTGCCCTGACCTTTGTGATCGGCGCAGCGATGGCGGCGGTGGCAGGCGTACTGCTCGGCCAGTTCTACGGCGTGATTAACCCGTACATCGGCTTTATGGCTGGGATGAAAGCCTTCACCGCAGCGGTACTGGGCGGAATCGGCAGTATTCCGGGCGCGATGATCGGCGGGCTTATCCTGGGCGTGGCTGAAGCGCTCTCCTCGGCCTACCTGAGTACCGAATATAAAGACGTGGTGTCGTTTGCCCTGCTGATTCTGGTTCTGCTGGTCATGCCTACCGGTATTCTGGGCCGTCCGGAGGTAGAGAAAGTATGA